The Lucilia cuprina isolate Lc7/37 chromosome 5, ASM2204524v1, whole genome shotgun sequence genome includes a window with the following:
- the LOC111681188 gene encoding uncharacterized protein LOC111681188, with the protein MCGYMLDNSSINRNIKSFLSITTSASSSSTSSSAATNTPLTRTLSLSSFYCSARKFHLLYQCFTKRSDTNLQRPSRNWSKSSNNWQIVLLTIIIILLQCCTSHVLAIRKGRLMTPSTFTALSGDLHVQIQFSAEDIENDIIKTSTAATTTTSTTTGAGVIAQTSTTSRTLNNQTSSGSDTQQQQQQVLQVENIITSTLVISKYIDETNVSSAASDSSQPLATANDSLVLQRQRKEIIENILLYPDPRHNVTQVSVPCQTFMQGGLYEMQVVTNLKTTNTLKANSSSSSSKAKDATPTMTTTTTTLIPVYDERLRQTLDVRWPSAEMIVSPVRLRTYPDTPVEVTLRFPEVNCDNAWKREDLPEFWLELIYCGKERSCSQVRPENVTKSSILFAEQVRGYPKQKTFRLSCDLFGLAGNYAVQLRPMIPLPNIPITRRFLSVDWSEKYVFNVYARSIFPCDPHTGIGVLYEYPSCILEQGDRVRVYAKLRADVASLKPPTTLHYIAEQRVVKNQYSLYFNCDLFTEKFVEYCFVYVSQAISGAVADVRMDCVPTLPVREFLVDEMSTEDKDAKGKKGGKGKGKKGKKTDPNKLNQVDKTFYELTITDLNQKLARLRSHLATLDDTNNNLKEKLRSLEEDRTDVAAHLEKTLAERNDSIKELEERLVEITKVRNNEKLQAEEHIKDLENKYKSMHDQLTSEIKLLNGKLNSLDEFRIQRDVLLAKFDDQEAELKEKDRAHQEAVYNMEQKAVVEKDALKKEVEAKLLQVSEDFTRSSEIRNAGYTRRLIRENIALQKEIDILVLSQIKMQQDFNEHVQKNKEMAEQYAALDQLKNQLIKSSQNKIRIIEKLTDNYERLKTKYTEVVKYRALYENITKKDVCDQFSFNETTKKLRVLGQHVEGLKLERNRLIALHEQQEAEIMRLQSVIQQIKLTVQIAIKAIEEDKLPTAQDSGEADESALRQVKRHNLLSELMELVSSHSDRLPDTPSIQTISRSRSSLYRPGKMGFMPRTASSLMEIFKREAQKLTSTEVVAPEFQVEYKDSQIIPKERISEAGSIVDVEMGSTLIVSSSHEDLEVVQMDEQEGEDLGEEGSSSDFATAPANTTTDHMASTADESRKSVSIKREGEEASDVSGELGKRSQEADSTSRGSRVSRMSRLKSLPPIDTDEYSINGPSVQTEKCGKTISDTWDCIYETSGSVFSKLNRTDVSQEIGPGCRCGCIVHLGTSKPKRIIAGATQSCPGRSFWLIQVDGEETISLQLNFLRLPCATQYIKIRDGPSLSSTLLIEMQGGTTGAGGAGGGNAYSGNLPVSLESSGAQLLLEFYAGEETSITNNTDIHTGLICTGGFLANVEQIVRNSSETTLMAATRLSVKGRSFLQKPKMKSKFTLVHLSAVIFASIIILISALLGAQYVIRYRKYHLAVARRRDEGSRLHTPHASMSSLQSPPSRAVSTTTLISEVIYMVKMRPKHQLRHSILRESIDAENLARETEMSETNVKEPMVKCVEEFGSNGSIVTLRNEIISPTTESLSRSPSTDDVMSGTANESNIDDLNPRSCGTLTRKDSGKDTESIISSGMSSICNSPPMNTKRSSRYSERYDASTLKMTNSYLEEKTDCESIRSVAPRRKSRCASVNLTNGCYSPAASIISSATIRSTNPKESKEKQNRKKLLARPGSEFSLGNQEDFELDYYDYNVTNAGSVPGSYLGMDPAYLVWIPPFDDIPDSPERDEDKTPEPLQEPDETQPLYQEIKMPKYGHYLSPHSNTNSSNNTTNTSPTSEELSPLSSNLQSKATTPSETDLKNCLIRKAISSNSNQSIGGFKQSTPYLTRKQRKQQKQQSKSTLSLGGQKESIPLDELNVTRSVRNLQQMQEPFREQTTTILETDSMNGSYIEKETSVVKSPSDLQNYLSIDDIQFADESESDHDIALATLKPQQQRKMSEKEALTEECQLLRDMKRVSTVVAQNRAQTVRRTQV; encoded by the exons ATGTGCGGCTATATGCTTGACAATAGCAGCATTAACCGCAATATTAAAAGCTTCTTATCAATAACAActtcagcatcatcatcatccacaTCATCATCAGCTGCAACCAACACTCCCTTAACAAGAACATTATCATTATCCTCGTTTTATTGTTCAGCTAGAAAATTTCATCTCCTTTATCagtgttttacaaaaagaagTGACACAAATTTACAACGGCCCAGCAGGAACTGGAGCAAATCTTCTAACAATTGGCAAATTGTTTTGCTAACgataatcataattttattgCAATGTTGTACAA GTCACGTGTTGGCAATACGAAAGGGTCGTCTTATGACTCCGAGCACATTTACAGCTTTAAGCGGAGATCTTCATGTGCAGATACAATTTTCAGCAGAAGATATAGAAAAcgatataataaaaacaagcacAGCTGCCACCACCACCACATCGACAACAACAGGAGCAGGAGTTATTGCACAAACTTCAACAACATCACGCACGCTAAACAATCAGACATCAAGTGGCAGCGacacacaacaacagcagcagcaagtCCTACAAGTGGAGAATATTATAACGAGTACTTTGGTCATTAGTAAATACATTGATGAGACAAACGTTTCTTCAGCAGCATCAGACTCTAGCCAGCCTTTAGCTACAGCTAATGATTCTTTGGTATTGCAAAGACAACGTAAAGAAATCATAGAAAATATATTACTATATCCCGATCCACGGCACAATGTCACGCAGGTATCAGTGCCCTGTCAGACTTTCATGCAAGGTGGTCTGTATGAAATGCAAGTGGTAACGAATTTAAAAACCACCAATACATTAAAAGCCAACTCTAGCTCCTCCTCTAGCAAGGCTAAGGATGCTACACCCACTATGACTACCACTACCACCACTCTAATACCAGTATACGATGAACGTTTAAGACAAACTTTAGATGTACGATGGCCCAGTGCCGAAATGATTGTAAGTCCAGTACGTTTACGCACATATCCTGATACACCGGTAGAGGTTACTTTACGTTTTCCCGAGGTCAACTGTGATAATGCCTGGAAACGTGAGGATTTACCGGAATTTTGGCTGGAATTGATATACTGCGGCAAGGAGCGTTCCTGCTCACAAGTGAGACCAGAAAATGTTACCAAGTCTAGCATATTATTTGCCGAACAGGTCAGAGGTTATCCCAAACAGAAAACCTTTAGACTATCCTGTGATCTTTTCGGTTTGGCTGGTAACTATGCGGTACAGCTAAGACCCATGATCCCTCTACCCAATATACCCATTACCAGACGTTTCCTTTCGGTCGACTGGAGCGAAAAATATGTGTTTAATGTCTATGCCCGCAGTATATTTCCCTGTGATCCTCATACGGGTATAGGTGTGCTCTATGAGTATCCTTCATGCATTCTAGAGCAGGGTGATCGTGTTAGAGTCTATGCTAAATTAAGGGCCGATGTGGCCTCCCTAAAGCCTCCTACTACTTTGCATTATATAGCGGAACAGCGTGTGGTGAAGAATCAATATTCTTTATACTTTAATTGTGATCTATTTACGGAGAAATTTGTGGAGTATTGCTTTGTGTATGTGAGTCAAGCGATTTCGGGTGCAGTGGCCGATGTGAGAATGGATTGTGTGCCTACGCTGCCGGTGAGAG AGTTTTTAGTTGACGAAATGAGTACCGAAGATAAAGATGCCAAAGGCAAAAAGGGGGGCAAAGGTAAAGGTAAAAAGGGCAAAAAGACGGATCCCAATAAGTTAAATCAAGTGGATAAGACTTTCTATGAGTTGACTATAACGGATTTGAATCAAAAATTGGCACGTTTGAGAAGTCATTTGGCGACTTTGGAtgatacaaataataatttaaaggaaAAGCTTAGAAGTCTGGAGGAGGATCGTACAGATGTGGCGGCCCATTTGGAAAAGACTTTGGCCGAACGCAATGACAGCATTAAAGAGCTGGAAGAGCGTTTGGTCGAAATCACCAAAGTGCGCAACAATGAGAAGTTGCAGGCTGAGGAGCATATTAAGGATTTAGAGAATAAATACAAATCCATGCATGATCAGTTGACTTCGGAAATTAAGCTGTTAAATGGTAAACTCAATTCTCTAGATGAATTTCGCATACAGCGTGATGTTCTGCTGGCCAAGTTTGATGATCAAGAAGCCGAGCTGAAAGAAAAAGATCGGGCTCATCAAGAGGCCGTTTACAATATGGAGCAAAAAGCTGTAGTTGAAAAAGATGCCTTGAAAAAGGAAGTTGAAGCCAAACTTCTACAGGTTTCAGAGGATTTCACGCGCTCCAGTGAGATCCGTAATGCCGGCTATACCAGACGCTTGATTAGGGAGAATATAGCTCTACAAAAGGAAATCGATATACTAGTTTTGTCTCAAATCAAAATGCAGCAAGATTTCAATGAACATGTGCAAAAGAACAAAGAAATGGCGGAACAATATGCCGCTCTAGATCAATTGAAAAATCAATTAATCAAAAGTTCTCAAAATAAAATACGCATCATAGAGAAACTCACCGATAACTATGAACGTTTGAAAACCAAATACACCGAGGTAGTTAAATATCGTGCTCTCTATGAAAACATAACGAAAAAGGATGTCTGTGATCAATTCTCCTTTAACGAAACCACCAAAAAGTTAAGAGTACTGGGGCAGCATGTAGAAGGTTTGAAATTGGAAAGAAATCGTTTAATAGCTTTGCATGAACAGCAAGAAGCGGAAATTATGCGACTACAATCAGTTATACAACAAATCAAATTAACCGTTCAAATAGCCATTAAAGCAATAGAAGAAGACAAGCTGCCAACTGCTCAGGACAGTGGAGAAGCCGATGAGTCTGCACTGAGACAAGTCAAACGTCATAATTTACTTTCCGAATTAATGGAACTTGTAAGCAGTCATTCGGACCGTTTGCCTGACACACCCTCCATTCAAACTATTTCACGTTCTCGCTCCTCCCTATATCGTCCCGGTAAAATGGGTTTCATGCCTCGCACTGCCTCCTCTCttatggaaattttcaaaagagaAGCTCAAAAACTTACCTCCACAGAAGTGGTAGCACCCGAGTTTCAAGTCGAGTACAAAGACTCTCAAATCATACCCAAAGAACGCATCAGTGAGGCCGGCTCTATAGTTGATGTTGAAATGGGTTCTACTCTAATAGTTTCCTCTTCCCATGAAGACTTGGAAGTAGTACAAATGGATGAGCAAGAAGGTGAGGATTTAGGGGAAGAAGGTTCAAGTAGTGATTTCGCCACTGCTCCAGCCAACACTACTACTGATCACATGGCTTCGACTGCAGATGAATCGCGTAAGAGTGTCTCCATAAAACGTGAAGGAGAAGAGGCATCGGATGTGTCGGGAGAGTTGGGTAAAAGAAGTCAAGAGGCAGATAGTACGTCAAGAGGCTCTCGTGTATCTCGAATGTCGCGATTGAAAAGCTTGCCACCAATCGATACCGATGAATATTCGATAAAT GGTCCTTCAGTACAAACTGAAAAATGCGGTAAAACCATTAGCGATACGTGGGATTGTATTTACGAGACTAGCGGCTCAGTCTTCAGCAAACTTAACCGCACCGATGTAAGCCAGGAAATTGGTCCTGGCTGTCGCTGCGGTTGCATTGTTCATTTGGGAACTTCAAAGCCCAAGCGTATTATAGCAGGAGCTACACAAAGTTGTCCAGGCAGATCATTTTGGTTGATACAG GTTGATGGTGAGGAGACTATTTCACTGCAATTGAACTTTCTACGTCTACCCTGTGCTACGCAATACATAAAAATACGTGATGGTCCATCGTTATCTTCTACATTGCTCATTGAAATGCAGGGTGGCACAACTGGTGCCGGTGGAGCAGGAGGTGGTAATGCGTATAGTGGGAATTTACCTGTTTCACTGGAATCCAGTGGAGCACAGTTATTATTAGAATTCTATGCTGGTGAGGAGACGAGTATTACCAACAATACTGACATTCACACCGGCTTAATATGTACGGGAGGATTTTTGGCAAATGTTGAACAGATTG TTAGAAACTCTTCTGAAACAACTTTAATGGCTGCCACACGTTTATCGGTGAAGGGAAGATCTTTTCTACAAAAACCTAAAATGAAATCGAAGTTTACTTTAGTACATTTAAGTGCAGTAATATTTGCcagtattataattttaataagtgCTTTATTGG GCGCCCAATATGTGATACGCTATCGTAAGTATCATTTAGCTGTGGCCCGTCGTCGTGATGAGGGTTCCCGTCTGCATACTCCACATGCCAGTATGAGTTCTTTACAGAGTCCTCCATCTAGGGCAGTGAGCACTACTACTCTTATATCAGAAGTCATTTATATGGTAAAAATGCGTCCCAAGCATCAACTAAGACATTCGATTCTAAGAGAAAGCATTGATGCAGAGAATTTGGCGCGAGAGACGGAGATGAGTGAAACGAATGTTAAGGAGCCAATGGTTAAGTG cGTTGAAGAATTCGGCAGCAATGGTTCCATAGTCACGCTACGCAATGAAATTATATCACCCACCACCGAATCGCTCAGCCGCTCACCATCCACCGATGACGTTATGTCCGGCACTGCCAATGAATCGAATATCGATGATCTAAATCCCCGAAGTTGCGGCACACTAACACGTAAAGATAGCGGTAAAGATACCGAAAGTATTATATCATCTGGCATGTCCTCTATCTGCAACAGTCCACCAATGAATACAAAACGTTCTAGTCGTTATTCCGAACGTTATGATGCCTCAACACTCAAAATGACAAATTCGTATTTGGAAGAGAAAACAGACTGTGAATCGATAAGATCAGTGGCACCGAGAAGGAAATCACGTTGTGCTAGTGTTAATTTAACGAAT gGTTGCTATTCACCGGCTGCTAGTATTATAAGTTCGGCTACCATACGCAGCACTAATCCCAAAGAGAGCAAAGAGAAGCAGAACCGTAAAAAGTTATTGGCACGTCCAGGATCAGAGTTTTCTTTGGGTAATCAAGAGGATTTTGAATTGGATTATTATGATTATAATGTAACGAATGCGGGCTCAGTACCGGGCTCTTATTTGGGCATGGATCCTGCTTATTTGGTATGGATACCACCCTTCGATGATATACCCGATTCACCCGAGAGAGATGAGGATAAAACACCTGAACCTTTACAAGAACCAGATGAGACACAACCTTTGTATCAGGAAATAAAAATGCCCAAATATGGACACTATTTATCACCTCATAGTAATACAAATTCGAGTAATAATACCACCAATACCAGTCCCACTTCAGAGGAGCTATCACCACTTAGCAGTAATCTACAGTCAAAAGCTACAACACCAAGTGAAACCGATTTAAAGAATTGCCTGATAAGAAAAGCCATATCGTCCAATTCCAATCAATCGATTGGTGGTTTCAAACAATCAACACCATATCTAACGCGTAAACAGCgcaaacagcaaaaacaacagtCTAAATCGACTTTATCCTTGGGTGGCCAAAAGGAATCTATACCTTTAGATGAGCTTAATGTTACCAGATCGGTTAGGAATTTACAACAAATGCAAGAACCTTTTAGGGAGCAAACAACCACTATATTAGAAACTGATTCGATGAATGGTTCGTATATAGAAAAGGAAACATCGGTGGTTAAATCACCAAGTGATTTGCAAAATTATCTCTCTATCGATGATATACAATTTGCCGATGAGAGTGAAAGTGATCATGATATTGCTTTGGCCACCCTAAAGCCCCAACAGCAGCGTAAGATGTCAGAGAAAGAAGCTTTAACGGAGGAGTGTCAACTGCTTAGAGATATGAAGAGAGTAAGTACGGTGGTGGCACAAAATCGAGCACAAACTGTTAGAAGAACACAAGTGTAA
- the LOC111681233 gene encoding cilia- and flagella-associated protein 157: MSTEDKDAKGKKGGKGKGKKGKKTDPNKLNQVDKTFYELTITDLNQKLARLRSHLATLDDTNNNLKEKLRSLEEDRTDVAAHLEKTLAERNDSIKELEERLVEITKVRNNEKLQAEEHIKDLENKYKSMHDQLTSEIKLLNGKLNSLDEFRIQRDVLLAKFDDQEAELKEKDRAHQEAVYNMEQKAVVEKDALKKEVEAKLLQVSEDFTRSSEIRNAGYTRRLIRENIALQKEIDILVLSQIKMQQDFNEHVQKNKEMAEQYAALDQLKNQLIKSSQNKIRIIEKLTDNYERLKTKYTEVVKYRALYENITKKDVCDQFSFNETTKKLRVLGQHVEGLKLERNRLIALHEQQEAEIMRLQSVIQQIKLTVQIAIKAIEEDKLPTAQDSGEADESALRQVKRHNLLSELMELVSSHSDRLPDTPSIQTISRSRSSLYRPGKMGFMPRTASSLMEIFKREAQKLTSTEVVAPEFQVEYKDSQIIPKERISEAGSIVDVEMGSTLIVSSSHEDLEVVQMDEQEGEDLGEEGSSSDFATAPANTTTDHMASTADESRKSVSIKREGEEASDVSGELGKRSQEADSTSRGSRVSRMSRLKSLPPIDTDEYSINVLY; the protein is encoded by the coding sequence ATGAGTACCGAAGATAAAGATGCCAAAGGCAAAAAGGGGGGCAAAGGTAAAGGTAAAAAGGGCAAAAAGACGGATCCCAATAAGTTAAATCAAGTGGATAAGACTTTCTATGAGTTGACTATAACGGATTTGAATCAAAAATTGGCACGTTTGAGAAGTCATTTGGCGACTTTGGAtgatacaaataataatttaaaggaaAAGCTTAGAAGTCTGGAGGAGGATCGTACAGATGTGGCGGCCCATTTGGAAAAGACTTTGGCCGAACGCAATGACAGCATTAAAGAGCTGGAAGAGCGTTTGGTCGAAATCACCAAAGTGCGCAACAATGAGAAGTTGCAGGCTGAGGAGCATATTAAGGATTTAGAGAATAAATACAAATCCATGCATGATCAGTTGACTTCGGAAATTAAGCTGTTAAATGGTAAACTCAATTCTCTAGATGAATTTCGCATACAGCGTGATGTTCTGCTGGCCAAGTTTGATGATCAAGAAGCCGAGCTGAAAGAAAAAGATCGGGCTCATCAAGAGGCCGTTTACAATATGGAGCAAAAAGCTGTAGTTGAAAAAGATGCCTTGAAAAAGGAAGTTGAAGCCAAACTTCTACAGGTTTCAGAGGATTTCACGCGCTCCAGTGAGATCCGTAATGCCGGCTATACCAGACGCTTGATTAGGGAGAATATAGCTCTACAAAAGGAAATCGATATACTAGTTTTGTCTCAAATCAAAATGCAGCAAGATTTCAATGAACATGTGCAAAAGAACAAAGAAATGGCGGAACAATATGCCGCTCTAGATCAATTGAAAAATCAATTAATCAAAAGTTCTCAAAATAAAATACGCATCATAGAGAAACTCACCGATAACTATGAACGTTTGAAAACCAAATACACCGAGGTAGTTAAATATCGTGCTCTCTATGAAAACATAACGAAAAAGGATGTCTGTGATCAATTCTCCTTTAACGAAACCACCAAAAAGTTAAGAGTACTGGGGCAGCATGTAGAAGGTTTGAAATTGGAAAGAAATCGTTTAATAGCTTTGCATGAACAGCAAGAAGCGGAAATTATGCGACTACAATCAGTTATACAACAAATCAAATTAACCGTTCAAATAGCCATTAAAGCAATAGAAGAAGACAAGCTGCCAACTGCTCAGGACAGTGGAGAAGCCGATGAGTCTGCACTGAGACAAGTCAAACGTCATAATTTACTTTCCGAATTAATGGAACTTGTAAGCAGTCATTCGGACCGTTTGCCTGACACACCCTCCATTCAAACTATTTCACGTTCTCGCTCCTCCCTATATCGTCCCGGTAAAATGGGTTTCATGCCTCGCACTGCCTCCTCTCttatggaaattttcaaaagagaAGCTCAAAAACTTACCTCCACAGAAGTGGTAGCACCCGAGTTTCAAGTCGAGTACAAAGACTCTCAAATCATACCCAAAGAACGCATCAGTGAGGCCGGCTCTATAGTTGATGTTGAAATGGGTTCTACTCTAATAGTTTCCTCTTCCCATGAAGACTTGGAAGTAGTACAAATGGATGAGCAAGAAGGTGAGGATTTAGGGGAAGAAGGTTCAAGTAGTGATTTCGCCACTGCTCCAGCCAACACTACTACTGATCACATGGCTTCGACTGCAGATGAATCGCGTAAGAGTGTCTCCATAAAACGTGAAGGAGAAGAGGCATCGGATGTGTCGGGAGAGTTGGGTAAAAGAAGTCAAGAGGCAGATAGTACGTCAAGAGGCTCTCGTGTATCTCGAATGTCGCGATTGAAAAGCTTGCCACCAATCGATACCGATGAATATTCGATAAATGTTTTGTACTAG